The nucleotide sequence CTTGCTTGACCACGTGCAGGCCATTATCCAGGCATTGCCGGACAAAAATCTGGTTCAAATCGACGCCGCGCCCGATTAGTTGCCGGTCGCGTAATAGCTCCAGCCATTCGCCCCGACCACAACCGAGATCCAGCACAGGCGCGTGTTCCGTTCCAGCACCACTTTCGAGAATAGCTTGCAAGTAGACCTGTTGCCGGTCCTTGATATCGTCTCGGGTGCCGCGAAACCGATCTTCGAAGGCCGCATACATGGCATCTAACAAGTGTTCCGCCTCATCTGAAAAAACGTTCAGTTGCTCCGTATCCAGCGGTTCCGGCAAGCGTTTGCGGGTTTCCTCCAGAAGCAGGCCCAAACGCCGTTGCTGATCTAGGATCGTGTATTTTTGATCTTGAAGTTGATTGCGAAGAGCGCCGGTCAGTTGTTGTGTGCGTCGGACCACTTCTACATGCGAAACATCAAGCGCCGCGCGCAGCGGCGGGATGGCCTGATCGAGGCTGGCGGAGAGCTTGGCGTCGAATTCCGCGCGCAGCGGCGGGATGGCCTGATCGAGGCTGGCGGAGAGCTTGGCGTCGAATTCCGCGCGCAGCGGCGGGATGGCCTGATCGAGGCTGGCGGAGAGCTTGGCGTCGAATTCCGCGCGCAGCGGCGGGATGGCCTGATCGAGGCTGGCGGAGAGCTTGGCGTCGAATTCCGCGCGCAACTGTCGGGCAAACTGGTCAAATTCATTGCTGTCTGCCTTGGCGCTCAACAGTCCTCTGATTTGTGACAGCGTGTCGGCCAGTCGAGCAGTGACTGTTTCGGATCGGGCGAAATTCTGTAAATCTGTTATCAGCTCCGTTAGCTCTATCTTATTTGCTTTCGCGTCGGCCAGCAATTTCAATTGCGTGAGTTCAGTTGTCAGATAAGCGATAATTTCTTGCTGATGAACGGCGATTGCCCGTTGATGTTCAATGATCTCGTGCTGGCGGGTGGTGAGTTCGACAAGGTTGTTCTGGTTGAGAGAGCCCTTTTCAGCCAGTCCAGCTATCTGAGTTCTGATGGAAAGAATTCGAATCGCTTGCATCTCAGTGCGAGCTTCCGTCGCCCGTAAGCGCCGGATTAAAGCTCTAGCGTTTGGCAATGAGCTGATCGTCGCTATGAGGTGACCGACTAGGGGCACTGTGAAGGTCGAATGCAATAAAAAAGGTATTAATAAGCCTTTTACTTTTATACGAATTGAGCGCCCTTCGCGAGAGTAGCGCAAGCGACCTAAGATATCGATTTTGGTGAATAACCCCTGTCGGAGGTGGTGTAAATAATATTGTAGGGCATGGGAGTCGGGTTGCCTCCTAAGCAAGGCAAGAAAAGCATTGCAAACGAAATGCTCGTCATCGAATTGCAGCAACTCGCTCAGCGTATAGGAAGGTTTGAAATCTGAATGGCTGATAGGTGACGGGCTATCGGCCTGAGAGACGGGAACGGATGGAAAAGGACTCTCCGAAAATTCAGCCTGAACAACAGAGTGTGCTGGCGCTGACGGCGGCAATAACCCGGCCACTGGTACAGACTGCTGCAAGCCTTCTTGGGAGTATCGAATTTCCCGTAAGACATCGACTTTATTCTCTGATCCAGAGCGAATTCGAGCTAAGAAATGAAACGATCCTTCAGGATCAGGTTCTCTCTGAAGAAGTCCCTGATAGGCGTTGGCGATAAATTCGCTATCGTCATAACGTAAGAGCTCATCGAGGGTATAAAGCCTTTTGGAAGGCGAGAGCGAGGCTTCGGCAGAGCTATAGTCGCATTGCCGGCTTTTAGCCACTTCAGCGCGAAGGCTGTGCATGAGCTGTTCGGCATCGACTTCCGGACTGAATGGTTGATGCATCATGGCGCTGGCTGTTCCATTAATCCCAATGGCTTGAAACGGAAAGGTAACTGACGCCCAAAGCCAGCGGTCCGGAGCCCGGAATTACCTGAAAAACCAAGGCCTGATTCCACCAGTCATAGTTGTTGGCCAAATGGTTGTCGCCGCT is from Candidatus Competibacteraceae bacterium and encodes:
- a CDS encoding DUF4214 domain-containing protein → MMHQPFSPEVDAEQLMHSLRAEVAKSRQCDYSSAEASLSPSKRLYTLDELLRYDDSEFIANAYQGLLQREPDPEGSFHFLARIRSGSENKVDVLREIRYSQEGLQQSVPVAGLLPPSAPAHSVVQAEFSESPFPSVPVSQADSPSPISHSDFKPSYTLSELLQFDDEHFVCNAFLALLRRQPDSHALQYYLHHLRQGLFTKIDILGRLRYSREGRSIRIKVKGLLIPFLLHSTFTVPLVGHLIATISSLPNARALIRRLRATEARTEMQAIRILSIRTQIAGLAEKGSLNQNNLVELTTRQHEIIEHQRAIAVHQQEIIAYLTTELTQLKLLADAKANKIELTELITDLQNFARSETVTARLADTLSQIRGLLSAKADSNEFDQFARQLRAEFDAKLSASLDQAIPPLRAEFDAKLSASLDQAIPPLRAEFDAKLSASLDQAIPPLRAEFDAKLSASLDQAIPPLRAALDVSHVEVVRRTQQLTGALRNQLQDQKYTILDQQRRLGLLLEETRKRLPEPLDTEQLNVFSDEAEHLLDAMYAAFEDRFRGTRDDIKDRQQVYLQAILESGAGTEHAPVLDLGCGRGEWLELLRDRQLIGRGVDLNQIFVRQCLDNGLHVVKQDALAYLRELPNNALGAITGFHIIEHLPTRILVSLLDEALRTLRPGGMAIFETPNPENLVVGACNFYMDPTHHNPMPPAMTQFLVEARGFVRCEIRRLHNRELIEPLHLLEPETPGTLELNRLLQMANEHYLSAPDYAVIGYKAGRS